The following proteins come from a genomic window of Acidimicrobiia bacterium:
- a CDS encoding Zn-dependent alcohol dehydrogenase translates to MRAALLTAVKEPLEVVDDVEIEPPRAGEVLVRVSHCGVCHSDLSNVDGTFPPPLPLVLGHEAAGTVEEIGPGVTTVKPGDRVVLTPAPPCGHCPFCLRGQFSICVNSTAVFTSMFNDGSTRLSRGGATVFRGLGVGGFGELVVTQESGAIKIDDDTPLDVACVIGCAVQTGVGAVFNTAKVEPGDTVLVIGLGGVGISIVQGARIAGATRIIVSDPVSERRDSAARFGATDAIDPTNDDVVARTHELTGIGADFAFEAVGRGALGQAAIWATRPGGTAVLVGAGPLEEAVSIDPAVVFMASERRIVGSFLGSSNSPREIPRLLALWRAGLLDLEGMITKRRPITEVNAAFDDLRAARGLRTVLEL, encoded by the coding sequence ATGCGCGCGGCGTTGCTCACCGCGGTGAAGGAGCCGCTCGAGGTCGTCGACGACGTCGAGATCGAGCCGCCGCGCGCCGGCGAGGTCCTCGTGCGTGTCTCGCACTGCGGGGTGTGTCACTCCGACCTGTCGAACGTCGACGGCACGTTTCCGCCACCCCTGCCGCTCGTGCTCGGACACGAAGCCGCCGGAACCGTCGAAGAGATCGGGCCCGGCGTCACCACGGTGAAGCCCGGTGACCGCGTCGTGCTCACGCCCGCGCCTCCGTGCGGTCACTGCCCGTTCTGCCTGCGCGGACAGTTCAGCATCTGCGTGAACAGCACCGCGGTGTTCACGAGCATGTTCAACGACGGCAGCACGCGTCTCTCGCGCGGTGGCGCGACCGTCTTCCGCGGCCTCGGCGTCGGCGGGTTCGGCGAGCTCGTCGTCACGCAGGAGTCGGGCGCGATCAAGATCGACGACGACACGCCGCTCGACGTCGCCTGCGTGATCGGCTGCGCGGTGCAGACGGGAGTCGGTGCGGTGTTCAACACCGCGAAGGTCGAGCCCGGCGACACCGTGCTCGTCATCGGGCTCGGCGGTGTCGGCATCTCGATCGTGCAGGGTGCGCGCATCGCGGGCGCGACGCGGATCATCGTGAGCGATCCGGTGAGCGAACGCCGCGACTCGGCGGCGCGCTTCGGCGCGACGGACGCGATCGACCCGACGAACGACGACGTCGTGGCGCGCACGCACGAGCTCACGGGCATCGGTGCCGACTTCGCGTTCGAGGCGGTCGGGCGGGGCGCGCTCGGGCAGGCCGCGATATGGGCGACGCGACCGGGCGGCACCGCCGTGCTCGTCGGCGCCGGCCCGCTCGAAGAGGCCGTGAGCATCGATCCTGCGGTCGTCTTCATGGCGTCCGAGCGGCGGATCGTCGGCTCGTTCCTCGGCAGCAGCAACTCGCCGCGCGAGATCCCGCGGCTGCTCGCGCTGTGGCGCGCCGGGCTCCTCGACCTCGAAGGCATGATCACGAAGCGCCGGCCGATCACCGAGGTCAACGCCGCCTTCGACGACCTCCGCGCCGCGCGCGGCCTGCGAACCGTCCTGGAGCTGTAG
- a CDS encoding glycoside hydrolase family 3 C-terminal domain-containing protein, producing the protein MSERIDTLVANLTLAEKCALVAGTDLWHLPAIDRLDIPALKVSDGPSGVRGERWTGRASALFPCGSALGATWDPAILERVGAALGSEARDRGVHVVLAPTVNLHRTPIGGRNFECYSEDPHLSARLAVAFVTGIQDTGVSACVKHFTANDTEYERMTISSEPDERTLRELCLVPFEAAVVEAGTWSIMTAYNRLYGTYCSENEMLITDVLRGEWGFDGLVMSDWFGTHSTAPAARAGLDLEMPGPPQWFGSKLAEAVGAGEVDEAVVDAKVWRMLTLAERTGLFDREPHDEQSIDRPEHRALARDAAIGSIVLLKSDADVLPLLGAPELRTLAVIGPNADIPALEGGGSAAVTTHEVRTPLQAIRDRAGDDVDVRFERGCVSHRRTPPLEGRRLAEGALHVEYFAGTEHAGAPVFAEDTTRAWFVWLGPWEASVPGEFSARVTGTFVAEETGAWRFSLVSAGRSRLLVDGTVVVDNTSPTPGGSDSFFGLGSTEVGADVWLDAGSEHAIVVEYANPGLPGLGGLAIGCEPPRPDDQFERAVALARRADTAIVVVGTSAEWESEGHDRRDMTLPGLQDELVAAVAAVNPRTVVVVNAGSPVGMDWADDVAAIAQLWFPGQEGGPALAAVLFGDADPGGRLPTTIPRAIEDTPAFTSYPGERGHVVYGESVYLGYRWYDRRRIEPRFPFGHGLSYTTFELGALEADRTEVAASAAASGTDTLVELRVPITNTGTRSGTDVLQLYVHDVEATVARPEQELRAFAKVALGPGQSATVTFGLDRRAFAYWDPDRHDWHVEPGEFEIRIGESSRDIRAVAVVTVKGDE; encoded by the coding sequence GTGAGCGAGCGGATCGACACTCTGGTGGCGAACCTGACGCTCGCCGAGAAGTGCGCGCTCGTCGCCGGCACCGACCTCTGGCACCTTCCCGCGATCGATCGCCTCGACATCCCCGCGCTCAAGGTGAGCGACGGTCCGAGTGGCGTGCGCGGCGAGCGCTGGACGGGACGCGCGTCGGCGTTGTTCCCGTGCGGCAGCGCGCTCGGCGCGACGTGGGATCCCGCGATCCTCGAACGCGTCGGCGCGGCGTTGGGTTCCGAAGCGCGCGACCGCGGTGTGCACGTGGTGCTCGCGCCCACCGTCAACCTGCACCGCACGCCGATCGGCGGCCGCAACTTCGAGTGCTACTCGGAGGATCCGCACCTCAGCGCGCGCCTCGCGGTCGCGTTCGTCACCGGCATCCAGGACACCGGCGTGTCGGCGTGCGTGAAGCACTTCACCGCGAACGACACGGAATACGAGCGCATGACGATCTCTTCGGAGCCCGACGAGCGCACGCTGCGCGAGCTGTGTCTCGTGCCGTTCGAGGCCGCGGTCGTCGAGGCCGGAACGTGGTCGATCATGACCGCGTACAACCGGCTGTACGGCACGTACTGCAGCGAGAACGAGATGCTCATCACCGACGTGCTGCGCGGCGAGTGGGGTTTCGACGGCCTCGTGATGTCGGACTGGTTCGGCACGCACAGCACGGCTCCCGCGGCGCGCGCGGGTCTGGATCTCGAGATGCCCGGTCCGCCGCAGTGGTTCGGTTCGAAGCTCGCGGAGGCCGTCGGCGCGGGGGAGGTCGACGAAGCGGTCGTCGACGCGAAGGTCTGGCGCATGCTCACGCTCGCCGAGCGCACCGGGCTCTTCGACCGGGAGCCGCACGACGAGCAGTCGATCGACCGCCCCGAGCACCGCGCGCTCGCGCGCGACGCGGCGATCGGGTCGATCGTGCTCCTGAAGTCCGACGCCGACGTGCTGCCGCTCCTCGGCGCGCCGGAGTTGCGCACGCTCGCCGTGATCGGTCCGAACGCCGACATCCCCGCACTCGAAGGCGGCGGGAGCGCGGCGGTCACGACGCACGAGGTGCGCACGCCGCTGCAGGCGATTCGCGACCGCGCGGGCGACGACGTCGACGTCCGGTTCGAGCGGGGATGCGTGAGTCATCGCCGCACGCCTCCGCTCGAGGGCCGGCGCCTCGCCGAAGGCGCGCTGCACGTCGAGTACTTCGCAGGTACTGAGCACGCGGGCGCGCCGGTGTTCGCCGAGGACACGACGCGCGCGTGGTTCGTGTGGCTCGGACCGTGGGAAGCGAGCGTGCCCGGCGAGTTCTCGGCGCGCGTCACGGGCACGTTCGTCGCGGAGGAGACCGGCGCGTGGCGTTTCTCGCTCGTGAGCGCGGGTCGCAGCCGGCTGCTCGTCGACGGCACGGTCGTCGTCGACAACACCTCGCCGACGCCCGGTGGCAGTGATTCGTTCTTCGGGCTCGGGAGCACCGAGGTCGGCGCCGACGTGTGGCTCGACGCGGGTTCCGAGCACGCGATCGTCGTCGAGTACGCCAACCCCGGCCTACCCGGTCTCGGCGGCCTCGCGATCGGGTGCGAGCCGCCGCGCCCCGACGACCAGTTCGAGCGCGCGGTCGCGCTGGCGCGCCGCGCCGACACCGCGATCGTCGTCGTCGGCACGTCGGCCGAGTGGGAGAGCGAAGGCCACGACCGCCGCGACATGACGCTGCCCGGTCTGCAGGACGAGCTCGTCGCCGCGGTCGCGGCCGTGAACCCGCGGACGGTCGTCGTCGTGAACGCAGGCTCGCCGGTCGGCATGGACTGGGCCGACGACGTCGCGGCGATCGCACAGCTGTGGTTCCCCGGTCAGGAAGGCGGGCCCGCGCTCGCGGCCGTGCTGTTCGGCGACGCCGATCCCGGCGGCCGGTTGCCGACCACCATCCCGCGCGCGATCGAGGACACACCCGCGTTCACGAGCTACCCCGGCGAACGCGGTCATGTCGTGTACGGCGAGAGCGTGTACCTCGGGTACCGCTGGTACGACCGGCGGCGCATCGAGCCCCGTTTCCCCTTCGGCCACGGGTTGTCGTACACAACCTTCGAGCTCGGCGCGCTCGAAGCCGACCGCACCGAGGTCGCCGCGAGCGCGGCCGCGTCGGGTACTGACACGTTGGTCGAGCTGCGCGTGCCGATCACGAACACCGGCACGCGTTCGGGAACCGACGTGCTCCAGCTCTACGTGCACGACGTGGAAGCGACCGTCGCGCGGCCCGAGCAGGAGCTGCGTGCGTTCGCGAAGGTCGCGCTCGGTCCGGGTCAGAGCGCGACGGTGACGTTCGGTCTCGACCGGCGCGCGTTCGCGTACTGGGATCCCGACCGGCACGACTGGCACGTCGAGCCGGGCGAGTTCGAGATCCGCATCGGCGAGTCGTCGCGCGATATCCGTGCGGTGGCCGTCGTCACCGTCAAGGGCGACGAGTAG
- a CDS encoding ABC transporter ATP-binding protein: MVRTVSDPPRADGSRPDAVGIEVRGLRHEYRLDGQPLRVLDDLDWSVDAGELIAVTGRSGSGKTTLLSILGGLERLQSGSVRVGETDLASLTGNALADYRRTTVGFVFQDFGLLGSLTALENIELALTFAAVRGASRTRRARELLDSVGLADRANHRPVALSGGESQRVAIARALANRPRLVLADEPTGNLDDDSAARVLDLLTALPDDHACTLVVVTHNASVAARADRVLRLDQGRLQ; encoded by the coding sequence GTGGTCCGAACCGTGTCCGATCCTCCGCGCGCCGACGGTTCGCGCCCGGACGCGGTCGGGATCGAGGTGCGCGGCCTGCGTCACGAGTACCGCCTCGACGGTCAGCCGCTGCGCGTGCTCGACGACCTCGACTGGTCGGTCGACGCGGGGGAGTTGATCGCGGTCACCGGTCGCTCGGGCTCCGGGAAGACGACGCTGCTCTCGATCCTCGGCGGGCTCGAACGGTTGCAGTCGGGCTCGGTCCGCGTGGGAGAGACCGACCTCGCGTCGCTCACCGGCAACGCGCTCGCCGACTACCGCCGCACGACCGTCGGCTTCGTCTTCCAGGACTTCGGCCTGCTCGGTTCGCTCACCGCGCTCGAGAACATCGAGCTCGCGCTGACGTTCGCCGCGGTCCGCGGCGCGAGCCGGACGCGTCGGGCGCGCGAGCTGCTCGACTCGGTCGGGCTCGCCGACCGCGCGAATCATCGGCCGGTCGCGCTCAGCGGGGGCGAGAGCCAGCGCGTCGCGATCGCACGCGCGCTCGCGAACCGGCCCCGGTTGGTGCTCGCCGACGAGCCGACGGGCAACCTCGACGACGATTCCGCGGCGCGCGTGCTCGATCTGCTCACGGCGCTGCCCGACGATCACGCGTGCACGCTCGTGGTGGTCACGCACAACGCGTCGGTCGCCGCACGCGCCGATCGCGTGCTGCGGCTCGATCAGGGTCGCCTGCAGTGA
- a CDS encoding putative Ig domain-containing protein codes for MRKPFVLVSAAVAMATGMLLPMAASSAATAPPPPTNLQVTVPHPRHSCTGDRDTLRWDAPADTGGDPVTGYHVHWFVNGMTDPPFSRTLDLPAAPTSLPFDAQVGNNQFEISTVTAAGTSAPATVQVDVAQRPGPQSFSNAYIEDQVHQHAIKVAVAWSVMTKPPLETGHIKVAITLVGGPTESGSRATFRHLVAHTQYQFDAVTANECGSAIDHGPVIATGWVPNFKHADPPLTASVGAHYGYHFHAAGDPAPTYSLDTAPSWLTIDPGTGALSGTPPTGTTSFTYSVRAANSAGLFGAASDDAGPFTVSVD; via the coding sequence ATGCGCAAGCCTTTCGTGCTCGTGAGCGCGGCTGTCGCGATGGCCACCGGAATGTTGCTGCCGATGGCGGCGAGCTCGGCGGCGACGGCCCCGCCTCCGCCGACGAACCTGCAGGTCACGGTTCCGCATCCGCGGCACTCGTGCACGGGTGACCGCGACACGTTGCGCTGGGATGCCCCCGCCGACACCGGCGGCGATCCGGTCACCGGGTACCACGTGCACTGGTTCGTCAACGGCATGACCGACCCGCCGTTCAGCCGCACGCTCGACCTTCCGGCCGCTCCCACGAGCCTGCCCTTCGACGCGCAGGTCGGCAACAACCAATTCGAGATCTCGACCGTCACCGCGGCGGGCACGTCGGCGCCCGCGACCGTGCAGGTCGACGTCGCGCAACGCCCGGGCCCGCAGTCGTTCAGCAACGCCTACATCGAAGATCAGGTGCACCAGCACGCGATCAAGGTGGCGGTCGCGTGGTCCGTGATGACGAAGCCGCCGTTGGAGACCGGCCACATCAAGGTCGCCATCACGCTCGTCGGCGGACCGACCGAGAGCGGATCGCGCGCGACGTTCCGTCACCTCGTCGCGCACACGCAGTATCAGTTCGACGCGGTGACCGCCAACGAGTGCGGCTCGGCGATCGACCACGGACCGGTCATCGCGACCGGGTGGGTGCCGAACTTCAAGCATGCCGACCCTCCGCTCACCGCGTCGGTCGGCGCGCACTACGGCTATCACTTCCACGCCGCCGGCGATCCCGCGCCCACGTACTCGCTCGACACCGCGCCGAGTTGGCTCACGATCGATCCCGGCACCGGCGCGCTGAGCGGTACCCCACCCACCGGGACCACCTCGTTCACGTACTCGGTGCGCGCCGCGAACTCGGCCGGCCTGTTCGGTGCCGCGAGCGACGACGCCGGACCGTTCACGGTCTCGGTCGACTGA
- a CDS encoding glucose 1-dehydrogenase — MSAGDFEGKVVLVTGAAGGIGAAAAEIFASRGARVVAADRNVDGASVTVATIRAAGGTATEHEVDVADPASVDAMVAAAVSTYGRLDCAFNNAGIGAGFHAFADVSVDDWQRVIAINLSGVFWCLQAELRQMLAQGAGGAIVNTSSGAGVVVAPGQPAYTAAKHGVLGLTKAAATEYARNGIRVNAILPGSTDTPMLRTFMEENPQMEKFLRRSSPTGDLGRPEQVAEAAVWLCSDAASFVSGDSMLVDGGQVCR, encoded by the coding sequence ATGAGTGCAGGTGATTTCGAGGGCAAGGTGGTGCTCGTCACCGGTGCGGCCGGTGGCATCGGCGCGGCCGCGGCCGAGATCTTCGCGAGCCGGGGCGCGCGTGTCGTCGCCGCGGATCGCAACGTCGACGGCGCGTCGGTCACGGTCGCGACGATCCGCGCCGCGGGCGGGACCGCGACCGAGCACGAGGTCGACGTCGCCGACCCCGCGTCCGTCGACGCCATGGTCGCGGCCGCGGTGTCGACGTACGGCCGGCTCGACTGCGCGTTCAACAACGCGGGTATCGGCGCGGGTTTCCACGCGTTCGCCGACGTCTCCGTCGACGACTGGCAACGCGTGATCGCGATCAACTTGAGCGGCGTGTTCTGGTGCTTGCAGGCCGAGCTGCGGCAGATGCTCGCGCAGGGCGCCGGCGGCGCGATCGTCAACACGTCGTCGGGGGCGGGGGTCGTCGTCGCGCCCGGCCAGCCTGCGTATACGGCCGCGAAGCACGGTGTCCTCGGGCTCACGAAGGCCGCGGCGACCGAGTACGCGCGCAACGGGATCCGCGTGAACGCGATCCTGCCCGGCTCGACCGACACGCCGATGCTGCGCACGTTCATGGAGGAGAACCCGCAGATGGAGAAGTTCCTGCGCCGTTCGTCGCCGACCGGTGACCTCGGACGACCCGAACAGGTCGCGGAAGCCGCGGTGTGGCTGTGCTCCGACGCGGCGTCGTTCGTGAGCGGCGACTCGATGCTCGTCGACGGTGGCCAGGTGTGCCGGTGA
- a CDS encoding maleylpyruvate isomerase family mycothiol-dependent enzyme has product MSGEADVLVALSSVWASMQQLGDTLDEAQWKLPTDCPGWTVQDNLAHIIGIESVIIGLPEPKVELPAGLRHVKNELGRSNEVWVESFRGWTGSEVLHEFRVIATSRLNQLRSYTDTDWAAPSWTPVGDGQVRDLIPFRVLDSFVHELDMRRALGTPADFEAPAAKLSLDRMRATLGMIVGARLRPPDGTRVAFVVEGPGGFATALAMHESRAEAIDPVPDPVASGVDVTLHMDPDTFVRLIGGRGELDAVATAVRIEGDAGLGRRVVEHMKVLM; this is encoded by the coding sequence ATGAGCGGCGAAGCAGACGTGCTCGTCGCGCTGTCGAGCGTGTGGGCGTCGATGCAGCAGCTCGGCGACACGCTCGACGAGGCGCAGTGGAAGCTGCCGACCGACTGTCCCGGCTGGACCGTGCAGGACAACCTCGCGCACATCATCGGTATCGAGTCGGTGATCATCGGGCTGCCCGAACCGAAGGTCGAGCTGCCCGCCGGCCTTCGCCATGTGAAGAACGAGCTGGGCCGTTCGAACGAGGTGTGGGTCGAGTCGTTCCGCGGCTGGACCGGTTCCGAGGTGCTGCACGAGTTCCGCGTGATCGCGACCTCCCGCTTGAACCAGCTGCGCTCGTACACCGACACCGACTGGGCGGCGCCGTCGTGGACGCCGGTCGGCGACGGTCAGGTGCGCGACCTCATCCCGTTCCGCGTCCTCGATTCGTTCGTGCACGAGCTCGACATGCGACGCGCGCTCGGCACGCCCGCCGACTTCGAGGCGCCGGCCGCGAAGCTCTCGCTCGATCGCATGCGCGCCACGTTGGGGATGATCGTCGGCGCGCGGCTGCGGCCGCCCGACGGTACGCGCGTCGCATTCGTCGTCGAAGGTCCCGGCGGGTTCGCCACCGCGCTCGCGATGCACGAGAGCCGCGCGGAGGCGATCGACCCGGTGCCCGATCCCGTCGCGAGCGGCGTCGACGTCACGCTGCACATGGATCCCGACACGTTCGTGCGCCTCATCGGCGGACGCGGCGAGCTCGACGCCGTCGCGACCGCAGTACGCATCGAGGGCGACGCGGGCCTCGGCCGCCGCGTCGTCGAGCACATGAAGGTGCTGATGTAA
- a CDS encoding enoyl-CoA hydratase family protein, with protein MIRTERRGAVVIVTIANPPVNALPVAGWFMLADAIRSAGRDDETNVVIVAAEGRGFQAGVDIKELAADPTHRSLIGVNRGCAETFAAVYDCPVPVIAAVNGFCLGGGIGIAGNADILIASDDATFGVPEVDRGALGTATHLARLVPQHKVRAMFFTGQMVTAADLLAFGTCERVVPRDQLLDTALEIANTIAEKSPLVIRRAKESLNGIEPIDVKKAYRFEQGFTFEVNLFGDSDELRQAFVEKRDADLSKPT; from the coding sequence ATGATCCGGACCGAGCGCCGCGGCGCCGTGGTGATCGTCACGATCGCCAATCCGCCGGTGAACGCGCTGCCGGTCGCCGGTTGGTTCATGCTCGCCGACGCGATCCGCAGCGCGGGCCGCGACGACGAGACGAACGTGGTGATCGTCGCGGCCGAGGGCCGCGGCTTCCAGGCCGGTGTCGACATCAAGGAGCTCGCCGCCGACCCGACGCACCGCAGCCTCATCGGCGTCAACCGTGGCTGCGCCGAGACCTTCGCCGCGGTCTACGACTGCCCGGTCCCGGTGATCGCGGCCGTCAACGGCTTCTGCCTCGGCGGCGGCATCGGCATCGCGGGCAACGCCGACATCCTCATCGCGTCCGACGACGCGACGTTCGGCGTCCCCGAGGTCGACCGCGGCGCGCTCGGCACCGCAACGCACCTCGCGCGCCTCGTACCGCAGCACAAGGTGCGCGCGATGTTCTTCACCGGTCAGATGGTGACGGCCGCCGACCTGCTCGCCTTCGGAACGTGCGAGCGCGTGGTGCCGCGCGACCAGTTGCTCGACACCGCGCTCGAGATCGCGAACACGATCGCGGAGAAGAGCCCGCTCGTGATCCGCCGCGCCAAGGAATCACTCAACGGCATCGAGCCGATCGACGTGAAGAAGGCCTACCGCTTCGAGCAGGGCTTCACGTTCGAGGTCAACCTCTTCGGCGACAGCGACGAGCTCCGCCAGGCGTTCGTCGAGAAACGCGACGCGGATCTCTCGAAACCGACATGA
- a CDS encoding SGNH/GDSL hydrolase family protein has translation MTRRAPAALAVVLTVAVALAACSHASSSGGLAAPTTATAAQEVFVAFGSTAGLGSGLADNLRDAWPQVVFRDSFPFSTVLINLSDDPLPIDDAVTLQLPVALEQHAKAAAIWLGPTRGDCTTDTTATMFTPQLTALVKPLRDSGARVAVGNLPDGVPCAVAFNAAVTNVARANGATVADVASALASTPTIGPSSKITVAQGHAVAAAFGAALAPS, from the coding sequence GTGACGCGTCGCGCGCCGGCGGCGCTCGCGGTCGTGCTCACGGTCGCGGTCGCGCTCGCGGCCTGCTCGCACGCGTCGTCGAGCGGCGGCCTCGCCGCGCCCACGACCGCCACGGCCGCGCAGGAGGTGTTCGTCGCGTTCGGCTCGACCGCCGGCCTCGGTTCCGGTCTCGCCGACAACCTTCGCGACGCCTGGCCGCAGGTGGTGTTCCGCGATTCGTTCCCGTTCTCGACCGTGCTCATCAATCTGTCCGACGATCCGTTGCCGATCGACGACGCCGTCACGCTCCAGCTTCCGGTTGCGCTCGAACAGCACGCGAAGGCCGCGGCGATCTGGCTCGGGCCCACCCGCGGCGATTGCACGACCGACACGACCGCGACGATGTTCACGCCGCAACTCACCGCGCTCGTGAAGCCGCTGCGCGACTCGGGTGCGCGCGTGGCCGTCGGCAACCTTCCGGACGGCGTCCCCTGCGCCGTCGCATTCAATGCCGCGGTCACGAACGTCGCGCGCGCGAATGGTGCGACCGTGGCCGACGTCGCGTCCGCGCTCGCGTCGACACCCACGATCGGTCCGAGCTCGAAGATCACGGTCGCGCAGGGTCACGCCGTCGCGGCCGCCTTCGGTGCCGCGCTCGCCCCATCGTGA
- a CDS encoding ABC transporter permease, with protein sequence MSYRDAIAIAARSVTRRLGRAVLTVLAVALAAALLSSLLIAGSAARTRVLDDVSRGGPLTGIRVDAAAPDPGSLDSDDPPTGRPRAIDDAARHRIAGLPDVRAVVPVVVTPIQVLRPTNLPAPKRTTTSRRRAGARRRAGTASGGSSLISDELIGVDLARTNDVPVALEAGRLPAPGSTTEVAVTDGFLARFGLSKADAPSLLGLHLQFGAPRFFDESGGATLRHSSLRARWTRMEIVGVAAQELSGGQFVVPIAVAQAARRWTLTGPSAAIFGGNASPYSALFVIASSLGHVGSVRAEITNVGFSTSAPETLIESVQHYVHVVEIVLAGIGLIGLVIAALGIANAMLAAVRERRREIGVLKAIGARDRDVRRIFLLEAATLGCIGGVIGTVAGWLTARALAGVVNGYLAKEGLAGVTLGVPTVILVGGVVGATAIALIAGTVPAQRAAQLPARQAMGDR encoded by the coding sequence GTGAGCTATCGGGACGCGATCGCTATAGCAGCGCGCAGCGTCACGCGCCGGCTCGGCCGCGCGGTGTTGACCGTGCTCGCGGTCGCGCTCGCGGCCGCGCTGCTCTCGTCGTTGCTCATCGCGGGCAGCGCCGCGCGCACGCGGGTGCTCGACGACGTGAGTCGCGGCGGTCCGCTCACCGGCATCCGCGTCGACGCGGCGGCGCCCGACCCCGGGTCGCTCGACTCCGACGATCCGCCGACGGGGAGGCCGCGCGCGATCGACGACGCCGCGCGCCACCGCATCGCCGGGCTGCCCGACGTGCGCGCGGTCGTGCCGGTCGTCGTCACACCGATCCAGGTGCTCCGGCCCACGAACCTGCCGGCGCCGAAGCGCACGACGACGTCACGCCGGCGGGCCGGGGCGCGTCGGCGCGCGGGCACCGCCTCGGGCGGCTCGTCGCTGATCAGCGACGAGCTCATCGGTGTCGATCTCGCGCGTACGAACGACGTTCCGGTCGCGCTCGAGGCCGGGCGCCTCCCCGCGCCGGGCTCGACGACCGAGGTCGCCGTGACCGACGGGTTCCTCGCCCGGTTCGGTCTCTCGAAGGCCGACGCGCCGAGCCTCCTCGGCCTCCACCTCCAGTTCGGCGCGCCGCGCTTCTTCGACGAGTCCGGCGGCGCGACGCTGCGCCACTCGAGCCTGCGTGCCCGCTGGACGCGGATGGAGATCGTCGGCGTCGCGGCGCAGGAGCTCAGCGGCGGGCAGTTCGTCGTCCCGATCGCGGTCGCGCAGGCGGCGCGCCGCTGGACCCTGACCGGTCCGAGCGCGGCGATCTTCGGCGGTAACGCGTCGCCCTACTCCGCGCTGTTCGTCATCGCGAGCTCGCTGGGCCACGTCGGGTCGGTGCGCGCGGAGATCACCAACGTCGGGTTCTCGACCAGCGCGCCCGAGACGCTGATCGAGTCGGTGCAGCATTACGTGCACGTCGTCGAGATCGTGCTCGCCGGCATCGGCCTCATCGGTCTCGTGATCGCCGCGCTCGGGATCGCGAACGCGATGCTCGCGGCGGTGCGCGAGCGGCGCCGGGAGATCGGCGTGCTGAAGGCGATCGGCGCGCGCGATCGCGACGTTCGCCGGATCTTCCTCCTCGAGGCCGCGACGCTGGGCTGCATCGGCGGCGTCATCGGCACGGTCGCCGGGTGGCTGACCGCGCGCGCCCTCGCGGGCGTGGTGAACGGCTATCTCGCGAAGGAGGGCCTCGCGGGCGTCACCCTCGGAGTGCCGACCGTGATCCTCGTCGGCGGCGTGGTCGGCGCGACCGCGATCGCGCTCATCGCCGGCACCGTTCCCGCGCAGCGCGCCGCGCAGCTGCCCGCGCGCCAGGCGATGGGCGACCGGTGA
- a CDS encoding nuclear transport factor 2 family protein, with product MSASPEAAIRALIHEYAFRIDAGDLDGLAALFEHAELGSSIRPERRRGAAEARRNYNGVIIYDNGTPCTMHCITNVTITVDEDAQTAAARSYFTVIQKVPDVALQPIIAGQYRDTFAVIDGAWWFTERIIHPDLIGDLSNHMTAKWRLPQ from the coding sequence ATGAGCGCTTCCCCGGAAGCCGCGATCCGCGCGCTGATCCACGAGTACGCGTTCCGTATCGACGCGGGCGATCTCGACGGGCTCGCCGCGCTGTTCGAGCACGCCGAGCTCGGCTCGTCGATCCGGCCCGAGCGCCGGCGCGGCGCGGCCGAGGCCCGTCGCAACTACAACGGCGTGATCATCTACGACAACGGCACGCCGTGCACGATGCACTGCATCACCAACGTCACGATCACGGTCGACGAGGACGCGCAGACGGCGGCCGCGCGCAGCTATTTCACGGTGATCCAGAAGGTGCCCGACGTCGCGCTGCAACCGATCATCGCGGGCCAGTACCGCGACACGTTCGCGGTGATCGACGGCGCATGGTGGTTCACCGAGCGCATCATCCACCCCGATCTCATCGGGGACCTGTCCAACCACATGACGGCGAAGTGGAGGCTGCCGCAATGA